A genome region from Cetobacterium sp. ZOR0034 includes the following:
- a CDS encoding TonB-dependent receptor, whose amino-acid sequence MKKHFIYLGLIISALSHAMEPGSEGVYLEKSVISTVGYEQSLQNTTKNIQIITKEEISEKNFKDITEVLESSPLITITRNSVGESIQMRGSGLNSKATVQVLVDGAAINPVDINHGTLPLNSVSVSSIEKIEILPGGNGVLYGDGFTGGLVNIITKSSVDKTGGYVGFRYGSDNERRFETGTSIKVNDNLAFIIDYSKEDNDTNRDYENTKNEHFNLTTLLKLSEDDKLKLQYTYYNKKSKTAELLTKSELDADASQSGVDFTGSELTSGAVGSTDQLDRSNLKRNEFAVNYDKTINSKISLNLNMSYQENVNDVYTKELTSIGLLIKPETYSEYYADNIGTFTDEKFKINPSIKYEYGNDSYLILGYDYKLQKSSRDFDNFMDMYKVYNLDSEKESHGIYVFNKTSVDKLQFLQGVRREWTSFDTTKTTHYSHQVMPGFTVDTGLKAEEIKKSMRNDSYEFAINYLYSDTGNIYTRFEQSFRTPAPTEFQDKINNVYAINDLKAETNQTIEIGLKDFAFGSFISLNAFAGRTKDEIYYEEVTHGKHWTYSNLDETKRKGFEMGLEQSVGKFGSIPNLV is encoded by the coding sequence ATGAAAAAACACTTTATTTATTTAGGGCTTATAATCTCAGCTCTAAGCCATGCTATGGAACCTGGTAGTGAAGGAGTGTATCTAGAGAAGAGTGTTATCTCTACTGTTGGATATGAACAATCTTTACAAAATACTACTAAAAACATTCAAATAATTACAAAAGAGGAAATCAGTGAAAAAAACTTTAAAGATATAACAGAAGTTTTGGAAAGTTCACCTCTAATCACAATTACAAGAAACTCTGTCGGAGAAAGTATTCAAATGAGAGGAAGTGGATTAAACTCTAAAGCAACAGTTCAAGTTCTTGTTGATGGAGCTGCTATAAATCCAGTTGATATAAACCACGGTACTTTACCGTTAAATTCAGTTTCTGTATCATCTATCGAAAAAATAGAGATTCTTCCTGGGGGAAATGGAGTTCTTTATGGAGATGGATTCACTGGTGGATTGGTTAATATAATAACTAAATCTTCTGTTGATAAAACAGGAGGGTATGTTGGATTTAGATATGGAAGTGACAACGAACGTAGATTTGAAACAGGAACTTCTATAAAAGTAAATGATAATCTAGCTTTTATTATTGATTATTCTAAAGAGGATAACGACACTAATAGAGATTATGAAAATACAAAAAATGAGCATTTTAATTTAACTACACTTTTAAAATTAAGTGAGGATGATAAATTAAAATTACAATATACATACTACAACAAAAAATCTAAAACAGCTGAACTTTTAACTAAATCTGAATTAGATGCAGACGCATCTCAATCAGGAGTTGATTTTACTGGTTCTGAGCTAACTTCAGGTGCAGTTGGATCTACTGATCAATTAGATAGAAGCAACTTAAAAAGAAACGAATTTGCTGTAAATTATGATAAAACTATTAACTCTAAAATTTCACTAAACTTAAATATGAGTTACCAAGAAAATGTCAATGATGTTTATACAAAAGAATTAACATCAATAGGTCTTCTTATTAAGCCTGAAACTTATAGCGAATATTATGCAGATAATATAGGAACTTTCACAGATGAAAAATTCAAAATAAATCCATCTATTAAATATGAATATGGAAATGATAGCTACCTAATTTTAGGATATGACTACAAACTTCAGAAAAGTAGTAGAGATTTTGATAATTTTATGGATATGTACAAAGTTTATAACTTAGATAGTGAAAAAGAAAGTCATGGTATCTATGTATTCAACAAAACATCTGTAGATAAGCTACAGTTTCTTCAAGGTGTTAGAAGAGAATGGACAAGTTTTGATACAACAAAAACTACTCACTATTCTCATCAAGTAATGCCTGGTTTTACTGTCGATACTGGATTAAAAGCTGAAGAAATAAAGAAATCTATGAGAAATGATAGTTATGAATTTGCTATTAACTACTTATACTCTGATACAGGTAATATCTATACTAGATTTGAGCAAAGTTTCAGAACTCCAGCTCCAACTGAGTTCCAAGATAAGATAAATAATGTCTATGCTATCAACGATTTAAAAGCAGAAACAAATCAAACTATTGAAATAGGATTAAAAGATTTTGCTTTCGGAAGTTTCATATCATTAAACGCTTTTGCAGGTAGAACTAAAGATGAGATCTATTACGAAGAAGTTACACACGGAAAACATTGGACTTACTCAAACTTAGATGAAACTAAAAGAAAAGGGTTTGAAATGGGATTAGAGCAATCTGTTGGAAAATTTGGGAGTATACCAAATTTAGTGTAA
- a CDS encoding YbaN family protein has product MKKKLFFMLGCLSLLLGTIGIFLPILPTTPFVLLSAFLFERSSEKFHRLLLENKIFGKYIKDYTEKKGITYKNKVIAIIVMTLGMGKGFLSMNNIYGRTALVIIFFAVLTHLLKLKTLKAE; this is encoded by the coding sequence ATGAAAAAAAAGTTATTTTTTATGTTGGGGTGCTTATCATTATTGCTAGGAACTATAGGGATATTTTTACCTATTTTGCCGACGACCCCATTTGTTTTATTATCTGCATTTCTTTTTGAAAGAAGTTCTGAGAAGTTCCATAGATTACTTTTAGAAAATAAAATATTTGGAAAATATATAAAAGATTATACGGAAAAAAAAGGAATAACTTATAAGAATAAAGTTATAGCAATAATAGTTATGACCTTAGGGATGGGAAAAGGTTTTTTATCTATGAATAATATTTATGGAAGAACGGCTTTAGTAATAATATTTTTTGCAGTTTTAACTCATTTGTTGAAATTGAAAACCTTAAAGGCAGAGTAA
- a CDS encoding DEAD/DEAH box helicase, whose amino-acid sequence MMDKQKIFLNGDVMNFNEFNFKHEIMTQITAVGYKEATPIQAEAIPTILSGIDVLGLAKTGTGKTAAFVLPILEKIATTKGKGKGVRALIIAPTRELAEQINNTILQLGKGIGIKTLAVYGGTSVKKQIDVLKTGVDIVVGCPGRILDHINQGNLGLTRLEFLVLDEADHMLDMGFLKDIEKIVKHTPKKKQTLFFSATMPKEIKTLAFKVLEKNHKTIEIEYKDPVKLIEHELYHVENLDKKAKLVEILENSDIESVIIFTNGKHKAKYLSRVLENKGFKAVHFQGNLSQNQRDAALSGFRNGTYNILVATDIAARGLDIPQVTHVINYDLPKTAEAFTHRSGRTGRANKNGIVLTFSAFEDKKFLADIIKTNKTEFVTIHGQEGKTAPKKPKDTFKQRPKREFDSTKKSNSETSKKSSGNKFWQKKAENKRAKTNKTNIK is encoded by the coding sequence ATGATGGATAAACAAAAAATATTTTTAAATGGAGATGTAATGAACTTTAATGAATTTAATTTTAAACACGAAATAATGACACAGATTACTGCTGTTGGATATAAAGAAGCAACACCTATACAAGCTGAAGCTATTCCAACTATTTTAAGCGGGATAGATGTACTTGGACTTGCTAAAACGGGAACTGGAAAAACTGCGGCTTTTGTTCTCCCTATCTTAGAAAAAATAGCTACAACTAAAGGTAAGGGAAAGGGAGTAAGAGCACTTATTATAGCCCCGACTAGAGAACTTGCTGAGCAGATTAACAACACAATACTGCAACTAGGTAAAGGTATTGGAATTAAAACTTTAGCCGTTTATGGTGGTACTTCTGTTAAGAAGCAGATTGATGTTCTTAAAACTGGTGTTGACATCGTTGTTGGTTGTCCTGGAAGAATTTTAGATCACATCAATCAAGGAAATCTAGGATTAACAAGACTTGAATTCCTTGTTCTTGACGAAGCTGACCATATGTTAGATATGGGATTCTTAAAAGATATCGAAAAAATCGTTAAACACACACCAAAAAAGAAACAAACTCTGTTTTTCTCTGCAACAATGCCAAAAGAGATTAAAACTCTTGCATTTAAAGTTTTAGAGAAGAATCACAAAACTATTGAAATAGAATATAAAGATCCTGTAAAACTTATTGAACATGAGTTATATCACGTTGAAAATCTTGATAAAAAAGCTAAATTAGTTGAAATTTTAGAAAATTCTGATATTGAATCAGTTATTATTTTTACTAACGGTAAACATAAAGCTAAATATTTAAGTAGAGTTTTAGAAAATAAAGGTTTTAAAGCTGTTCATTTCCAAGGAAACCTTTCTCAAAACCAAAGAGATGCAGCTTTATCAGGTTTTAGAAATGGAACTTATAATATTTTAGTTGCTACTGATATTGCTGCAAGAGGATTAGATATCCCTCAAGTTACGCATGTTATCAACTATGATCTTCCTAAAACTGCTGAAGCTTTTACCCACAGAAGTGGAAGAACTGGAAGAGCAAATAAAAATGGTATCGTTTTGACTTTCTCAGCCTTTGAAGATAAAAAATTCTTAGCTGATATTATAAAAACAAACAAAACTGAATTTGTGACAATTCACGGACAAGAAGGAAAAACTGCTCCTAAAAAACCAAAAGATACTTTTAAACAAAGACCTAAAAGAGAGTTCGATTCAACTAAAAAATCAAATTCTGAAACTAGTAAAAAATCATCTGGTAATAAGTTTTGGCAAAAAAAAGCTGAAAACAAAAGAGCTAAAACAAACAAGACAAACATAAAGTAG
- a CDS encoding GGDEF domain-containing protein, whose amino-acid sequence MKKRYWTVVLFFLVFGVFFTKGLWKQVNRKTFPKELIEEIDSKELKGKLTVLEKSVLEQFENIKEREYNSRYDEVVEIARPLLNSENGVELGSYMLGKLLLSDQLSPKNSLFVLNKLRVLKMRRQNFLESIRYCLEYIKLAKYVDSDYDVDRGKMGLSIIISSLNGYEISNEILESILKEERNYKDSNQVKIVALLNLAENNIRISNYNRSLEALDKIVAKSSEEKEAYTDSLMVVVHSLYSYNYAYLGNEKKSYDHLIKAQKFLSKRKISYFIDEHIYYSVAESLYNLYFAILEFSEEKTLNILNSVENKSDFGFLYYSYEILFEYYRKTDNFEKYEHLKRKYDRKITEINEINYKMLSLYMIESMESGISNREYKILVNRVIRMSLYIISLLLVIIFSFKKAVGLQEVSTTDFLTKINNRKSFDSTMVKISNKDYYMLIFDIDNFKKINDTYGHGFGDSVLRKIGQLLLMKEELYKVKVYRIGGEEFAVLFLEEYCSQEKCVAISEDIRKTIESLVWIRDIKVTVSGGLSRKCNKVYEESDKLLYEAKKSGKNKIINNFV is encoded by the coding sequence ATGAAGAAAAGATATTGGACAGTTGTTCTGTTTTTTTTAGTTTTTGGAGTTTTTTTTACTAAAGGACTTTGGAAGCAAGTAAATAGAAAAACTTTTCCTAAAGAATTAATAGAAGAAATTGATTCAAAGGAATTAAAAGGGAAGTTAACAGTTTTAGAAAAGTCTGTTTTAGAGCAATTTGAAAATATAAAAGAGCGGGAGTATAACTCTAGATATGATGAAGTTGTAGAGATTGCAAGACCTTTATTAAATAGTGAAAATGGAGTCGAATTAGGGAGCTATATGTTAGGAAAACTTTTATTAAGCGATCAATTATCTCCTAAAAATTCTCTATTTGTGTTAAATAAGCTTAGGGTTTTAAAAATGCGACGTCAAAATTTTTTAGAGTCAATTAGATATTGTTTAGAGTACATAAAATTAGCAAAGTATGTTGATAGTGATTATGATGTTGATCGAGGAAAAATGGGCTTATCTATTATTATTAGTAGTTTAAATGGTTATGAAATATCAAATGAAATATTAGAGAGTATATTAAAAGAGGAACGAAATTACAAAGATTCAAACCAAGTAAAAATTGTTGCACTTTTAAATTTAGCAGAAAATAATATAAGAATTTCTAATTATAACAGGTCGTTAGAAGCTTTAGATAAAATAGTGGCAAAATCTTCAGAAGAGAAAGAGGCTTATACTGATAGTTTGATGGTTGTAGTTCATTCGTTATATAGTTATAATTATGCTTATTTGGGAAATGAAAAGAAATCGTATGACCATTTAATAAAAGCTCAAAAATTCTTATCTAAAAGAAAAATTTCTTATTTTATAGATGAACATATATATTACTCAGTTGCTGAGTCCTTATATAATCTATATTTTGCAATACTTGAATTTTCAGAGGAAAAAACATTGAATATTCTAAATTCTGTTGAAAATAAAAGTGATTTTGGATTTTTGTATTATAGTTATGAAATTTTATTTGAATATTATAGAAAAACTGATAATTTTGAAAAATATGAGCATTTAAAAAGAAAATATGATAGAAAAATTACAGAAATAAATGAAATAAACTATAAAATGTTATCATTATATATGATTGAATCTATGGAGAGTGGAATTTCTAATAGAGAGTATAAAATCCTAGTTAATAGAGTTATCAGGATGTCTTTATATATTATTAGTTTATTGTTAGTAATTATTTTCTCTTTTAAGAAAGCTGTAGGACTACAAGAAGTTTCTACAACTGATTTTTTAACTAAAATTAACAATAGAAAATCATTCGATAGTACGATGGTTAAGATTTCTAATAAAGATTATTATATGCTGATATTTGATATAGATAACTTTAAAAAAATAAATGATACTTATGGCCATGGATTTGGAGATAGTGTTTTAAGAAAGATAGGACAACTTTTATTGATGAAAGAGGAGTTGTATAAAGTAAAAGTATATAGGATTGGTGGAGAAGAATTTGCTGTCTTATTTTTAGAAGAGTATTGCTCTCAAGAGAAATGTGTAGCTATAAGCGAAGATATAAGAAAGACTATTGAGAGCTTAGTTTGGATTAGAGATATAAAAGTAACAGTGAGTGGAGGATTATCTCGAAAATGTAATAAAGTTTATGAAGAGAGTGATAAACTTCTTTACGAAGCAAAAAAGTCTGGTAAAAATAAAATAATAAATAATTTTGTGTAA
- a CDS encoding PTS transporter subunit EIIC yields MNYNKIGRDILKEVGGTFNVKELTYCFTRLRFVLKDLKLVDKKRIEQLEGVISVIESGGQLQVVIGSKVEKIYLEIVPILSQKDEVKKEENKNESLEVGNIWNRILIAISTIFTPMVPAIAASGLLKGTLTVARILASNKGIDITGNQTYTIIMTATDAIFYFMPIILAYTSAKVFKANEFIAMALGGTMCSPAIVALMAGSSSVYMFGLEVTKASYTSSVIPIVIGVFILSYVQKFLEKIIPEVLKIILVPGLSLIIMIPAIFLFFGPIGIYIGNMISFMYGTLMGISPILCGAFVGGMWCVFVIFGAHRALIPIGINDVALFGRQNLLAFAGAANFSQGGAALGVMLKTKNKNLEPIAASASISAALCGITEPAIYGCNLRLKKPMIYAVVCGALGGAIMGAGGVYGDSFANNGVLTIATYAAFGMKKFVFYLIGIGVAFFGSALLTFLFGFEDIESLEK; encoded by the coding sequence ATGAATTACAATAAAATAGGACGAGATATATTAAAGGAAGTAGGAGGAACATTCAATGTTAAAGAGTTGACATATTGTTTTACTCGATTAAGGTTTGTTCTTAAAGATTTGAAGTTAGTTGATAAAAAAAGGATAGAACAGTTAGAAGGAGTTATATCTGTAATAGAAAGCGGAGGTCAACTTCAGGTTGTTATAGGTTCGAAAGTTGAAAAAATTTACTTAGAGATTGTACCTATATTATCACAAAAAGATGAAGTGAAAAAAGAAGAAAATAAAAATGAAAGTTTAGAAGTTGGAAATATATGGAATAGGATTTTAATTGCAATTTCTACAATTTTCACCCCAATGGTACCGGCAATTGCAGCATCAGGTTTACTTAAAGGGACTTTGACAGTTGCAAGAATTTTAGCATCAAATAAAGGAATTGATATAACAGGCAATCAAACTTATACAATAATTATGACAGCAACAGATGCAATATTTTATTTTATGCCAATAATTTTAGCTTATACGAGTGCAAAAGTATTTAAAGCAAATGAATTTATAGCTATGGCACTTGGTGGAACGATGTGTTCTCCTGCAATTGTAGCTCTCATGGCTGGAAGTTCATCTGTTTACATGTTTGGGCTAGAGGTAACAAAAGCGAGTTATACATCCTCGGTTATTCCAATTGTAATTGGAGTTTTTATTTTAAGTTATGTGCAAAAATTTTTAGAAAAAATTATACCAGAGGTGTTAAAAATAATATTAGTTCCAGGTTTATCATTGATTATTATGATTCCTGCCATATTTTTATTCTTTGGACCTATTGGAATATATATAGGAAATATGATAAGCTTTATGTATGGAACTTTGATGGGAATTAGTCCGATTCTTTGTGGAGCTTTTGTAGGAGGAATGTGGTGTGTGTTTGTAATTTTTGGAGCACATAGAGCGTTGATTCCAATTGGGATAAATGATGTGGCACTTTTTGGTCGTCAGAATTTATTGGCTTTTGCTGGTGCAGCAAACTTTTCTCAAGGTGGAGCGGCTCTTGGAGTTATGTTAAAAACAAAAAATAAAAATTTAGAACCGATAGCTGCTTCGGCGAGTATTTCGGCAGCTTTATGTGGAATAACAGAACCAGCAATATACGGATGTAACCTAAGATTGAAAAAACCTATGATATATGCTGTTGTATGTGGTGCATTAGGAGGAGCTATAATGGGAGCTGGAGGAGTTTATGGAGACTCGTTTGCTAACAATGGAGTTTTAACAATAGCAACTTATGCTGCATTTGGAATGAAAAAATTTGTGTTTTATCTAATAGGAATTGGAGTTGCATTTTTTGGTTCGGCTCTTTTAACATTCCTATTTGGATTTGAAGATATTGAAAGTTTAGAAAAATAG
- a CDS encoding glycoside hydrolase family 1 protein — protein sequence MDIQDKMKKFPENFLWGASSSAFQIEGGWNQGGKGKTVADFNSFKRSDKQADSKVASDFYNNWKADIDLMSELGLQLYRFSISWARIIPTGDGEINEDGIKFYDQVIDYLLEKGIMPFITLYHFDLPYALVEKYNGWEDRECAFAFERYAKICFERFGAKVKNWQVHNEQNLMVRVDERMNIDVENKWEADRMRAQMDYHMFLAHALTVKVFRKVVENGKIGPAVSSTCSYPATSKPEDVWAAKMNDCFKTEYALDMHVYGEYPKYYMRYLKERNIVPKTEAIDKDILKGATNDFIAVNYYRTLCIKHLPVDENHVLGERESIMNQVDFDQYGYFRHIKNENLKASEYGAQIDPLGLRLVLNRYYEKYRLPMIIAENGLGAHDVLTEDGKVHDSYRIDYLRDHIEACRLAMEDGVEMWGYSPWSVMDILSSHQGFKKRYGFVYINRDDFDLKDMKRIKKDSFYWYQKVIQTHGEEM from the coding sequence ATGGATATACAAGATAAAATGAAAAAATTCCCAGAAAACTTTTTATGGGGAGCATCATCATCAGCTTTTCAAATTGAAGGTGGATGGAATCAAGGGGGAAAAGGAAAAACTGTTGCAGATTTCAATTCGTTTAAACGTTCAGATAAACAGGCTGATTCAAAAGTTGCGAGTGATTTTTATAACAACTGGAAAGCTGATATAGATTTAATGAGTGAGTTAGGACTTCAGCTTTATAGATTCTCAATCTCTTGGGCTAGAATTATTCCAACTGGTGATGGAGAGATAAATGAGGATGGAATAAAGTTTTATGATCAAGTTATTGATTATCTTTTAGAAAAGGGAATTATGCCTTTCATAACACTTTATCATTTTGATTTACCTTATGCATTGGTTGAAAAATATAATGGATGGGAAGATAGAGAGTGTGCTTTTGCTTTTGAACGTTATGCAAAAATATGTTTTGAAAGATTTGGTGCTAAAGTAAAAAATTGGCAAGTTCATAACGAGCAAAATTTAATGGTTAGAGTTGATGAGAGAATGAACATAGATGTTGAGAATAAATGGGAAGCGGATAGAATGAGAGCTCAAATGGATTATCACATGTTTTTAGCTCACGCTTTAACTGTTAAAGTTTTTAGAAAAGTTGTTGAAAATGGAAAAATAGGTCCAGCTGTTTCATCAACTTGTTCATACCCGGCAACAAGTAAGCCGGAGGATGTATGGGCAGCTAAGATGAACGATTGTTTTAAAACTGAGTACGCTTTAGATATGCATGTTTATGGTGAGTATCCAAAATATTATATGAGATACTTAAAAGAGAGAAACATTGTTCCTAAAACAGAGGCTATCGATAAGGATATTTTAAAAGGAGCTACAAATGATTTTATAGCTGTTAATTACTATAGAACTCTTTGTATAAAGCATTTACCAGTTGATGAAAATCATGTTTTAGGTGAAAGAGAGTCTATCATGAATCAAGTTGACTTTGATCAGTATGGATATTTTAGACATATAAAAAATGAGAATTTAAAAGCGAGTGAGTATGGAGCACAGATAGATCCATTGGGTCTTAGATTGGTTTTAAATAGATATTATGAAAAATACAGATTGCCAATGATTATAGCTGAAAATGGATTAGGTGCACATGATGTATTAACAGAAGATGGAAAAGTTCATGATAGCTATAGAATTGATTATTTGAGAGATCATATTGAAGCCTGTAGACTTGCGATGGAAGATGGTGTTGAGATGTGGGGTTACTCTCCTTGGTCAGTTATGGATATTTTAAGTTCTCATCAAGGGTTTAAGAAAAGATATGGTTTTGTATATATAAATAGAGATGACTTTGATTTAAAAGATATGAAACGTATAAAAAAAGATAGTTTCTACTGGTATCAAAAAGTTATTCAAACACATGGCGAAGAGATGTAG
- a CDS encoding PTS fructose transporter subunit EIIC has translation MNFNNLIDNNLILLDSNSSNKTEVIEKLVDLLDENGALINKHEFLEAVLLRESKSPTGLEDGLAIPHGKSSSVKIPKIAAARLKNKIKDWESVDEGNEVDLIFLIAIPDSEKGTTHIEVLSNLTTLFMEDGFIDSLRNAKNKDEFLNIILKNDKSAPLKNQTINKKEKVFENSIDENKSLKFKLNKLKEHLLFGTSHMIPFIVAGGVLLSLAVMLSGKGAVPEAGFLKDMADMGIAGLTLFTAVLGGYIAYSIADKPGLAPGMIGSWIAVQNYKTGFLGAIIVGFIAGFIINLLKKIKLPDSMKSLGSIFIYPLIGTFIVCGIVMWGIGIPIASMMTSMNAWLASMAGSGKVALGAILGGMTAFDMGGPINKVATLFAQTQVDTQPWLMGGVGIAICTPPLGMALATFLSPKKYTKDEKEAGKAAAIMGLIGISEGAIPFAAADPMRVLPAIVAGGIVGNIVGFVMNSINHAPWGGWIVLPVVEGKFGYILGTILGALTTALIVNILKPIASETLDEEMEELNYESVVGEGEAEILAITSCPSGVAHTFLAAKALEKTASKMGIRIKVETQGANGIVNRITQKDVENAKVVIFAHDVAIKEPQRFKNIKMLDVKTKVAIQDPKKLIEESLKNI, from the coding sequence TGACGAAAACGGAGCTCTTATAAACAAACATGAGTTTCTTGAAGCTGTTTTACTTAGAGAAAGTAAATCTCCAACTGGATTAGAAGATGGTCTTGCTATTCCTCACGGAAAATCTTCTTCTGTTAAAATCCCCAAAATCGCTGCTGCAAGATTAAAAAATAAAATCAAAGATTGGGAATCTGTTGATGAAGGTAATGAGGTAGATTTAATTTTTTTAATAGCTATTCCTGATTCAGAAAAAGGAACAACACATATTGAAGTTCTTTCAAATCTTACGACTCTTTTTATGGAAGATGGGTTTATAGATTCTCTTAGAAATGCTAAAAATAAAGATGAATTCTTGAATATTATTTTAAAAAATGATAAATCAGCTCCTCTAAAAAATCAAACTATCAATAAAAAAGAAAAAGTATTTGAAAATTCAATTGATGAAAATAAATCACTTAAATTTAAACTTAACAAATTAAAAGAACATCTTCTTTTTGGAACCTCACACATGATTCCATTTATTGTTGCTGGTGGAGTTCTACTATCTCTTGCTGTTATGTTATCTGGTAAAGGAGCTGTTCCTGAAGCTGGATTTTTAAAAGATATGGCTGATATGGGAATCGCTGGACTTACTCTTTTCACAGCTGTTCTTGGTGGATATATTGCCTACTCAATTGCTGATAAACCTGGTTTAGCTCCAGGAATGATTGGTTCATGGATAGCGGTTCAAAACTATAAAACTGGATTTTTAGGAGCTATTATAGTTGGATTTATAGCTGGTTTTATTATCAATCTTCTTAAAAAAATTAAACTTCCAGATAGTATGAAATCTTTAGGTTCAATTTTTATTTATCCATTAATTGGAACATTTATAGTTTGCGGTATTGTTATGTGGGGAATCGGTATCCCAATAGCAAGTATGATGACAAGTATGAATGCATGGCTTGCTAGTATGGCTGGTAGTGGTAAAGTTGCACTTGGTGCTATTCTTGGTGGAATGACAGCTTTTGATATGGGAGGACCAATTAATAAAGTTGCTACACTTTTCGCTCAAACTCAAGTTGATACACAACCTTGGTTGATGGGGGGAGTTGGAATAGCAATTTGTACACCGCCTCTTGGAATGGCTTTAGCGACTTTCTTATCTCCTAAAAAATATACAAAAGATGAAAAAGAAGCTGGAAAAGCTGCTGCTATAATGGGACTAATTGGAATTAGTGAAGGAGCAATTCCTTTTGCTGCTGCAGATCCTATGAGAGTTTTACCTGCTATAGTTGCTGGTGGAATTGTTGGAAATATTGTTGGATTTGTAATGAACTCTATCAATCATGCTCCTTGGGGTGGATGGATTGTTTTACCAGTAGTTGAGGGAAAATTTGGATACATACTTGGAACAATTTTAGGAGCTTTAACTACGGCTTTAATTGTAAATATTTTAAAACCTATCGCTTCTGAAACATTAGATGAAGAGATGGAAGAATTAAATTATGAATCTGTTGTGGGTGAAGGAGAAGCTGAAATTTTAGCTATAACATCTTGCCCCTCTGGAGTTGCTCACACATTCTTAGCTGCTAAAGCTCTTGAAAAAACTGCCTCTAAAATGGGAATTAGAATAAAAGTTGAAACTCAAGGAGCTAACGGTATCGTAAATAGAATTACTCAAAAAGATGTCGAAAATGCTAAAGTTGTAATATTTGCACACGATGTAGCTATTAAAGAACCTCAAAGATTTAAAAATATAAAAATGCTAGATGTAAAAACAAAAGTAGCAATTCAAGATCCAAAAAAATTAATTGAAGAAAGTTTAAAAAATATTTAA